In Eleutherodactylus coqui strain aEleCoq1 chromosome 4, aEleCoq1.hap1, whole genome shotgun sequence, the following are encoded in one genomic region:
- the LOC136625371 gene encoding polyubiquitin-like has protein sequence MKIFVKTLTGKKITLEVEPSDTIASVKHKIQNIEGIPPDQQRMMFADRELDNAKTLHHYNISRGSTLSIFRPVKFYQITINMEILKNKTMILKVLTSDTIKDVKAKIQDKEGIPADQQRLKFNDRELDNKHTLNHYNIQDKATLYLTKHE, from the coding sequence ATGAAGATCTTTGTGAAAACTCTTACTGGGAAGAAAATCACCCTTGAAGTGGAGCCCAGTGATACTATTGCAAGTGTGAAACACAAGATACAAAACATAGAGGGTATCCCACCCGATCAGCAGAGAATGATGTTTGCTGATAGGGAGCTTGACAATGCAAAAACCCTACATCATTACAACATCTCAAGGGGATCAACACTTAGCATTTTTCGTCCTGTGAAATTTTATCAGATAACTATCAACATGGAAATCCTAAAGAACAAGACCATGATCCTTAAGGTTTTGACTAGTGATACTATCAAAGATGTAAAAGCCAAGATCCAAGACAAAGAGGGCATCCCAGCAGATCAGCAGAGATTGAAGTTTAATGATCGGGAGCTTGACAATAAACATACACTAAATCACTACAACATCCAGGATAAAGCAACACTCTACCTTACTAAGCATGAATAA